A section of the Paenibacillus yonginensis genome encodes:
- the mmsA gene encoding multiple monosaccharide ABC transporter ATP-binding protein, whose protein sequence is MSEYILEMKNISKTFPGVKALDQVNLKVRQGEIHALCGENGAGKSTLMKVLSGVYPFGSYEGDILLEGEICRFKDIRQSEERGIVIIHQELALIPELSIAENIYLGNERKRRGIINWNETFAGTQELLEKVGLHENPNTLVTDIGVGKQQLVEISKALSKRVKLLILDEPTAALNEDDSENLLNLMLEFKRQGISCILISHKMNEVSKVSDSITILRDGKTIETMDMKRDNVTEDRIIRGMVGRDMTERFPERIANIGEVALEVRNWTVYHEQHAERKVLDGVNLKLRRGEIVGIAGLMGAGRTELAMSIFGKSYGRNISGQLFKDGREIHNRTINEAISNGFAYVTEDRKEYGLILMDDIKRNISLTGLRKLSKRMIVNEREEVLAAEDMRRRMNIKAPSVLQKTGNLSGGNQQKVVLGKWIFSGPDILILDEPTRGIDVGAKYEIYTIIHALAEQGKAILVISSELPEVIGLSDRIYVLSAGKITGEFSGEEATQENLMKDMTKSGGVKHGSHHEAV, encoded by the coding sequence TTGTCCGAGTACATTTTGGAAATGAAGAACATCAGCAAAACGTTTCCCGGCGTCAAGGCGCTGGATCAGGTCAATCTTAAGGTGCGCCAAGGGGAAATTCATGCTCTGTGCGGGGAAAACGGGGCGGGGAAATCTACGCTGATGAAGGTGCTTAGCGGCGTTTACCCTTTTGGTTCTTACGAAGGCGACATTTTGCTGGAGGGGGAAATTTGCAGATTCAAGGACATCCGGCAAAGTGAAGAGCGTGGCATCGTCATTATTCACCAGGAGCTGGCCCTGATTCCGGAGCTGTCGATTGCCGAAAATATTTATCTGGGCAATGAACGCAAACGCCGCGGCATCATTAACTGGAACGAAACCTTTGCCGGAACGCAGGAGTTGCTGGAGAAGGTGGGCCTGCATGAAAACCCAAACACGCTGGTGACGGATATCGGCGTCGGCAAACAGCAGCTGGTCGAAATTTCGAAAGCGCTTTCCAAAAGGGTGAAGCTTCTCATTTTGGATGAACCAACTGCCGCGCTCAATGAAGATGACAGCGAAAACCTGCTGAACCTGATGCTCGAATTTAAACGCCAGGGGATTTCTTGCATTTTGATTTCGCACAAGATGAACGAGGTGTCCAAAGTATCGGATTCCATTACGATTCTCCGGGACGGGAAGACAATCGAAACGATGGATATGAAGCGGGACAACGTCACGGAAGACCGGATCATCCGCGGCATGGTCGGACGCGACATGACGGAGCGGTTCCCGGAGCGCATCGCCAATATCGGAGAGGTAGCGCTGGAAGTCCGCAATTGGACGGTTTACCACGAACAGCATGCGGAGCGGAAAGTGCTGGATGGCGTTAACCTGAAGCTCCGTCGGGGCGAAATCGTCGGCATCGCCGGGCTGATGGGCGCCGGGCGAACTGAGCTCGCGATGAGCATTTTCGGCAAGTCGTACGGCCGGAACATTTCCGGGCAGCTCTTTAAAGACGGCAGGGAGATCCACAACCGGACGATCAATGAAGCGATCTCGAACGGATTCGCTTACGTGACGGAAGACCGCAAGGAGTATGGGCTGATCCTGATGGACGACATCAAACGGAATATTTCCTTGACCGGTCTCCGCAAGCTTTCGAAGCGGATGATTGTGAATGAAAGGGAAGAAGTGCTGGCCGCGGAAGACATGCGCCGCAGAATGAATATCAAAGCCCCAAGCGTGCTGCAGAAAACGGGCAATCTGAGCGGCGGCAACCAGCAGAAGGTCGTGCTGGGCAAATGGATTTTTTCCGGACCGGACATTCTCATTCTGGATGAACCTACGCGGGGCATCGACGTCGGGGCCAAATATGAAATTTATACGATCATACATGCCCTCGCCGAGCAGGGGAAAGCGATTCTCGTCATTTCTTCCGAACTGCCCGAAGTCATCGGCCTCAGCGACCGGATTTATGTCCTAAGCGCAGGCAAAATTACGGGCGAGTTTAGCGGAGAAGAAGCCACGCAAGAAAATTTGATGAAAGACATGACTAAATCGGGAGGGGTTAAACATGGAAGTCATCACGAGGCTGTTTAA